The nucleotide sequence TCATCCCATCAGCCGCTCTGCGCACAGATTCAAACAGGTAGCGAGATTCCATCTGTTCATTATTGTTTGAACCGAAGATCAATGGTACATAATCCTGTTTAATTGACTCATCCTCGATTCCCCGTAAGAAACGACTAAAAAATGGGTTGTTGATATTGGGCACCAACACACCAATTGTTCTACCAGATTTTCTAATTAAGCTTTGCGCATTAAAGTCGGGGACGTATCCCAATTCGCGTTGAAGTGAATTGATTTTATCAATGGTTTTTTGGCTAAACCGTTGATCTTTACCGTTCAAAATTTGGGAAACGGTAGTTACGGACACTCCCGCAATTTTTGCTAAATCAGTAATTGTCACTTTTTTAGTCATTGCTTTTATCCATCCAATCATTCTTATTAATTCGATTATAACAAATAAAAGCACTAAACGGAGTAAGTCCATTTAATGCTTTTATTCAAAGTAACTATTTTTTCAAGATTGAGTCAATTTGATCAAGCTCATCTTGGGTAAATTCTAGATTATCTAATGCTTTCAAGTTGTCCATCAAATGGTTAACCTTTGAAGCACCAGTTACAATGCTAGCAACAACATCGTCATGAAGTAACCATGCAATGCTCATTTGGGCTAAAGTTTGGTTACGGTTCTTAGCTAAATCGTTAAGTTGGTTAAGCTTAGAAACTAATTCGTCCTTACCATTATCGACAACAAAGTTATTACTCCAGTGAAGTTTAACGTCATCTGGAATTCCATTCAGGTACTTGTCAGTCAATAATCCTTCAGCAAGAGGTCCGTATGAAACTAACGCCTTGTTGTTGTCCTTGAGAACATCAAGCAGGCCATCATCCTCAACCTCACGGTTCAACATATTATACGAAGCTTGGTTAACCACGAATGGTGTGTGTAATTCTTTAAAGTACTTGATAATTTCTGCAGTTTGCTTTGCATCATAGTTTGAAATTCCAACGTATAGAGCTTTACCGGACCTAACGATGTCATTTAAGGCATCTGCGGTTTCAGCAAGGTTAGTGTTTGGATCAAACCTATGACTGTAGTAAATATCCACGTAGTCTAATCCCATTCGTTCCAGACTGCCATCAATAGCATTGATAAGCGTCTTTCTTGATGAGAAGTTACCATAAGGTCCTGGCCACATGTTGAATCCTGCTTTTGTAGTAATAACCAATTCATCACGGTAAGGTTTGAAGTTTGCCTTATACACATCACCAAACATTCTTTCTGCCGCACCTGAACCTGGTCCATAGTTATAAGCTAAATCAAAGCTAAAGATTCCTTTGTCAAAAGCCTCTAACATTACTTTTTCACTATCGCCATAGTTTGCGTCATCCCCAAAACTATGCCACATTCCAAACGAGAGGGCGGGTAATTGTAATCCAGAATCCCCTGCTCTTCTAACCGCCATCTTGTCATACCGATCTTCACTTGCTTTATACATGTACATTACATATCACCTTTCAAGTTAAGATTATCTACCAAATAATTTACCAACTGATTGTTGGTTATGAATCAAGTTGATTGCTTCCCCAAATAGCTTATCAACAGATACCAATTCTAATTTATCAAACTTATGCTCATCACTAAGTTTAATTGAATCAGTAACGATAACGTTTTTAATTGGTGCTTCTTCAAGCCGTTTAACAGCATCCCCTGAGAAGATTGCGTGAGTGGCTACTGCATACACTTCACTTGCTCCAGCCTTTTTCAAAGTTTCTGAAGCAATCTGTGTCTTAATAGCAGTATCAATCATGTCATCGACAACAACTGCCCGTTTTCCTTCAACGTCACCAATTACAGACTCTGGAATCGTATTTGCGTCTTCCGGTGAGCGGTTATCAATGATTGCAATTGGCGCATCGAGTAACTCAGCGAATGTTCTTGCCCGTGACACACTTGCATGGTCAGGTGAAATAATTACTAAATCATCCTTACCGTGTTTGCTTTCAAAGAATTTTGCAAGCAACCTAGCAGCACGTAAGTGGTCTACGGGAATGTCAAAGAATCCTTGAATTTGGTCAGCGTGTAGATCAAGGGTAACCACCCTGTCAACGCCGTCCATTTCCAAGAATGAGGATAATAATTTTGCGGTAATTGGTTCACGAGAACGTGCCTTCCGATCAGCACGTGAATAGCCGTAGTACGGAATTACCACGTTGATTGAACCTGCCGAAGCACGCCTTAGGGCATCAACCATAATCAGCAACTCCATCAAATTGGTGTTAACTGGATCAGAAATTGATTGAATTACGTACACTTCAGTTCCACGAATACTCTCATCAACACTGATTTTGATTTCGTCGTCACTGAACTTTTTGGTAGTGGCTTTGCCCAATGGCACACCAACTGCCTTGCTAATTTTTTCAGCTAGCTCACGGTTTGAGTTAAGGGAA is from Lentilactobacillus curieae and encodes:
- a CDS encoding aldo/keto reductase, which gives rise to MYKASEDRYDKMAVRRAGDSGLQLPALSFGMWHSFGDDANYGDSEKVMLEAFDKGIFSFDLAYNYGPGSGAAERMFGDVYKANFKPYRDELVITTKAGFNMWPGPYGNFSSRKTLINAIDGSLERMGLDYVDIYYSHRFDPNTNLAETADALNDIVRSGKALYVGISNYDAKQTAEIIKYFKELHTPFVVNQASYNMLNREVEDDGLLDVLKDNNKALVSYGPLAEGLLTDKYLNGIPDDVKLHWSNNFVVDNGKDELVSKLNQLNDLAKNRNQTLAQMSIAWLLHDDVVASIVTGASKVNHLMDNLKALDNLEFTQDELDQIDSILKK
- a CDS encoding ribose-phosphate diphosphokinase, which codes for MTDDNTRPNIKLFSLNSNRELAEKISKAVGVPLGKATTKKFSDDEIKISVDESIRGTEVYVIQSISDPVNTNLMELLIMVDALRRASAGSINVVIPYYGYSRADRKARSREPITAKLLSSFLEMDGVDRVVTLDLHADQIQGFFDIPVDHLRAARLLAKFFESKHGKDDLVIISPDHASVSRARTFAELLDAPIAIIDNRSPEDANTIPESVIGDVEGKRAVVVDDMIDTAIKTQIASETLKKAGASEVYAVATHAIFSGDAVKRLEEAPIKNVIVTDSIKLSDEHKFDKLELVSVDKLFGEAINLIHNQQSVGKLFGR